A genomic window from Acidobacteriota bacterium includes:
- a CDS encoding saccharopine dehydrogenase NADP-binding domain-containing protein yields the protein MSFVYGVLGAGRQGTASGYDIARFGDAEAVIMADSNGRVAEESAARINRLVGKEIARGVELNAKDPAAVAAYFEPLDSCVSAIPYFLNFEATKAAIAARCHFCDMGGNTGVVMQQLGLHEDAAQAGVSVVPDCGVGPGMISNLAVYLAEQFEVAEDILIYDGGLLQQPRPPFNFALFFNIEGLTNEYWGDALYLVDGKVKPTACFADDEYELIEIPGLGTFEAFVTSGGLSTMVPTYEGKLKTLKNKTLRYPGHVALFKGLRDIGLFNLDPIDVGGVSVVPRQVLHTLLDPKIAPLPEDKDMMVIHIVGRGQKGSAQAEIHLDIVDRLEETTGFYAMERMTGFHAAIVAQMMARGEVAQGAVSLEKAVNATRMVEEMAKRDMTVTLTQVK from the coding sequence ATGTCTTTTGTGTATGGAGTTTTGGGCGCTGGTCGCCAGGGCACAGCGTCAGGGTATGATATTGCACGGTTTGGCGATGCCGAAGCCGTGATTATGGCTGATTCCAATGGAAGAGTGGCTGAAGAAAGCGCTGCCCGAATCAACCGCCTTGTGGGCAAAGAAATTGCCCGTGGCGTGGAACTCAATGCCAAAGATCCAGCCGCGGTGGCCGCTTATTTTGAGCCGCTGGATTCTTGTGTCAGCGCGATTCCTTATTTTCTCAACTTTGAAGCCACCAAAGCTGCCATTGCTGCCAGATGCCATTTTTGCGATATGGGCGGCAATACGGGCGTGGTGATGCAGCAACTTGGGTTGCACGAAGACGCCGCTCAGGCCGGCGTTTCAGTGGTTCCGGATTGCGGTGTCGGCCCGGGAATGATTTCCAATCTGGCCGTCTACCTCGCCGAACAGTTTGAAGTGGCCGAAGATATCCTCATTTATGACGGCGGATTGCTCCAGCAGCCCCGACCTCCGTTTAACTTCGCGTTGTTCTTTAACATTGAAGGATTGACCAACGAATACTGGGGAGATGCGCTGTACCTGGTTGATGGCAAGGTTAAACCAACGGCCTGTTTTGCTGATGATGAATATGAACTGATTGAAATTCCGGGCCTTGGGACCTTTGAAGCTTTTGTAACTTCAGGCGGCCTTTCGACAATGGTTCCAACCTATGAGGGAAAACTCAAAACCCTGAAAAATAAAACGTTACGCTATCCTGGGCATGTGGCACTGTTTAAAGGACTACGTGACATTGGGTTGTTTAATCTGGATCCGATTGATGTTGGTGGTGTGTCGGTTGTACCGCGTCAGGTGCTCCATACACTTCTGGATCCGAAGATTGCCCCTCTTCCTGAAGACAAAGATATGATGGTCATTCATATCGTTGGCCGGGGTCAAAAAGGTAGCGCCCAGGCTGAAATCCATCTGGATATTGTTGACCGACTTGAGGAAACCACCGGCTTTTATGCCATGGAACGCATGACCGGATTCCACGCTGCCATCGTGGCGCAAATGATGGCACGCGGAGAAGTCGCCCAGGGTGCCGTTTCCCTGGAAAAAGCAGTCAACGCCACTCGAATGGTTGAAGAAATGGCCAAACGCGACATGACCGTCACCCTCACTCAGGTGAAATAA
- a CDS encoding threonine/serine dehydratase: MNFLSEFSTGRFERAHQRIASFVRHTPLLPAPLLQENVPGNLILKLENLQISGSFKIRGVFNTLLQLSESERQRGVITASGGNHGVALAIGAHKLGIRCLVYLPATADDDRVKRVERWGARVIKHGLAWDDANVQALVHAEQENMTYVHPFDAIQTIEGQGTLGLELLDDVPDVDCVLVAIGGGGLISGVSTAIKLKKPEVQIIGVEPVGAPSMLESMKNGAVRKLSEVRTVATTLAPRSVSERTLALSQHFVNQIVLVTDDQMLDAMRWLWVECNQLVEPAGAAVMAAIFSGDFPVDRFKKPVALICGGNADAESVFTTYSSSFSPQRTQRNTEAE; encoded by the coding sequence ATGAATTTTTTAAGTGAATTTTCGACCGGGCGTTTTGAGCGTGCGCATCAGCGGATTGCATCTTTTGTCAGGCATACCCCGCTCTTACCTGCGCCGTTGCTGCAAGAGAATGTTCCAGGCAATCTGATTTTGAAACTTGAGAACCTGCAAATCAGTGGATCATTCAAAATTCGAGGTGTTTTCAATACACTGCTTCAGTTGAGCGAGTCTGAACGGCAACGCGGTGTCATCACGGCTTCAGGTGGAAATCATGGTGTGGCGCTTGCGATTGGGGCTCACAAACTTGGGATTCGCTGCCTGGTGTACCTTCCAGCAACTGCCGATGATGATCGGGTCAAGCGGGTTGAACGATGGGGTGCCAGGGTGATCAAACATGGCCTTGCCTGGGACGACGCCAATGTCCAGGCGCTGGTTCACGCCGAACAGGAAAACATGACCTATGTTCACCCGTTTGATGCCATTCAGACGATTGAAGGCCAGGGCACGCTTGGACTTGAGCTTCTGGATGATGTTCCGGATGTTGATTGTGTGCTGGTGGCAATTGGCGGAGGCGGGTTGATTTCTGGTGTGTCAACCGCCATCAAGTTGAAAAAACCTGAGGTTCAGATCATCGGGGTGGAACCGGTCGGAGCGCCTTCGATGTTGGAAAGTATGAAAAATGGAGCGGTGAGGAAATTATCGGAAGTACGTACCGTGGCTACCACTCTTGCGCCGAGAAGCGTCAGCGAACGAACTTTAGCACTCTCTCAACACTTTGTAAATCAAATAGTTCTGGTCACCGATGACCAGATGCTGGATGCAATGCGCTGGCTCTGGGTTGAATGCAACCAGCTTGTGGAACCGGCTGGGGCCGCTGTCATGGCAGCCATTTTTTCCGGTGACTTCCCGGTTGACCGCTTCAAAAAACCAGTCGCGTTGATTTGCGGCGGCAATGCTGACGCAGAATCAGTCTTTACCACGTATTCGTCCTCGTTTTCACCACAGAGGACGCAGAGGAACACAGAGGCAGAATGA